In Croceicoccus sp. Ery15, a genomic segment contains:
- the ybaL gene encoding YbaL family putative K(+) efflux transporter: MPHYTPLIGTIVAGLVTAFIMGALAQRLRISPIAGYLFAGVLIGPFTPGFVADISLANELAEIGVILLMFGVGLHFSLRDLLSVRKIAVPGALVQIVTATLLGLGLSHWMGWPLIAGLIFGLALSVASTVVLLRAIQSRDLVNTDRGRIAVGWLIVEDLAMVVALVLLPPVAQLMEGGGSASGIVAVLGLTTVKVGGFVAFMLIVGRRLIPSGLHWVAHSGSRELFRLAVLAIALGVAFGAAHIFGVSFALGAFFAGMILGETPLSKRAAEETLPLRDAFAVLFFVSVGMLFDPSVIVERPLPLLATVAIILLGKSLAAYAITRAFGYENRTALTVSISLAQIGEFSFILAGLGTDLGVLPDEARDLILAGAILSIFANPILFTLVSNHIAGGAHSRRSASGAHGKQVERIVLVGHGRVGSLLARDLRSADRHMLVIEDRSETAEAASQEGYEVIIGNAVNWQVLAEARIESADVLIIAIPEGYEAGAIAETARGMNPAITILARAHSEQEVKHLERLGVDHIIMGEREIARGLFDHMRRRRETV; the protein is encoded by the coding sequence TTGCCCCATTATACGCCCCTGATCGGCACCATCGTGGCCGGTCTCGTCACTGCATTCATCATGGGTGCGCTTGCCCAACGCCTGCGTATCTCGCCCATCGCGGGCTATCTGTTCGCGGGCGTATTGATCGGCCCGTTTACCCCCGGCTTCGTCGCCGATATCTCGCTGGCGAACGAGCTGGCCGAAATCGGCGTGATCCTGCTGATGTTCGGGGTCGGGTTGCATTTCTCTTTGCGGGACCTGCTATCGGTCAGGAAGATCGCGGTTCCCGGTGCGCTGGTGCAAATCGTGACCGCCACACTGCTCGGCCTTGGCCTTTCGCACTGGATGGGCTGGCCGCTGATTGCGGGCCTGATCTTCGGCCTTGCGCTTTCGGTGGCCAGCACGGTCGTGCTGCTGCGCGCCATCCAGTCGCGCGACCTCGTCAACACCGATCGCGGACGGATCGCGGTGGGTTGGTTGATCGTCGAGGATCTGGCGATGGTCGTCGCGCTTGTCCTGCTGCCGCCCGTGGCGCAATTGATGGAGGGCGGCGGTTCGGCATCGGGCATTGTCGCCGTTCTGGGGCTGACCACCGTGAAGGTCGGCGGCTTCGTCGCCTTTATGCTGATCGTGGGGCGGCGACTGATCCCGTCGGGCCTGCACTGGGTCGCGCATAGCGGTTCGCGCGAATTGTTCCGTCTGGCGGTGCTTGCCATCGCACTGGGCGTGGCCTTTGGCGCGGCGCATATCTTTGGTGTGTCCTTTGCGCTGGGCGCGTTTTTCGCCGGCATGATCCTTGGCGAAACCCCGCTCAGCAAACGGGCCGCAGAGGAAACGCTGCCCCTGCGCGATGCCTTTGCCGTGCTGTTCTTCGTGTCGGTGGGCATGCTTTTCGACCCGTCGGTGATCGTGGAAAGGCCCCTGCCCTTGCTGGCCACGGTGGCAATCATCCTGCTGGGAAAATCGCTGGCTGCCTATGCCATCACCCGCGCCTTCGGCTATGAAAACCGCACGGCGCTGACAGTGTCGATCAGCCTTGCGCAGATCGGCGAATTCTCGTTCATTCTTGCCGGTCTGGGCACCGATCTTGGCGTCCTGCCTGATGAAGCACGCGACCTGATCCTTGCGGGCGCCATTCTGTCGATCTTTGCCAATCCGATCCTGTTTACGCTGGTATCGAACCACATTGCTGGCGGCGCGCATTCGCGGCGCTCTGCCAGCGGTGCACATGGCAAGCAGGTCGAACGGATCGTGCTTGTCGGCCATGGCCGCGTCGGCAGCCTGCTGGCCCGCGACCTGCGTTCGGCCGATCGGCACATGCTGGTTATCGAGGACCGGTCCGAAACCGCCGAGGCCGCCTCGCAAGAAGGGTATGAGGTGATCATCGGCAATGCCGTCAACTGGCAAGTGCTGGCCGAGGCCCGCATCGAAAGCGCCGACGTGCTGATCATCGCCATTCCCGAGGGATACGAAGCGGGAGCCATCGCCGAAACAGCGCGCGGGATGAACCCCGCGATCACCATTCTGGCGCGCGCCCATTCGGAACAGGAAGTGAAACATCTGGAACGGCTGGGCGTCGATCACATCATCATGGGCGAGCGCGAGATCGCCCGTGGCCTGTTCGATCATATGCGACGGCGGCGCGAGACCGTCTGA